The sequence tggtctcactaatataagctATAacgagcaaactctgagaactgaattcaagagcataagttatcaggatatagaaagtgggcagggattgggcaattgatgattaaggagtacagaatgctcaATAAGCCTTgatgtaaaggttcctagatcatatgctcttaaagcagtcacatctacTCTTGAGTTTTAACTGTCATTTCCAAAGTTTGAGAcactgtgctctttgtgtataacctggtagttccctggaactttaggtagcTGCATGATACATGAGACtcagagctctgcagctctgaaagtcagcactactccatacagcaactattagagaagctgaaaaagagatcagacttcaattagagatatgaattaagaggacctggttaggactaaggtatcagaatacagggtaaaggatgatgttgactgtattttaaaacatcaacttttgtgtgagaccaaaggaagatatgcttatttgattcaaaatttaaattttctgtagcacactatctaactcaacctctctggTCAGTTAATCTGTACAGTTAATCTGTAAtggttaatgtaatacactgatGTATTCctgagtattttgggcagaaaataaacaagtatttgcgaagtccacttgagggactggagaacaaaatgtggaactattaaacttccccaaaggaattcctgatattctctcaagtattagggactcccaatttaataagccaagccttcaatcttgaggcttgtccAAAAGAAATTTGTTTCTGCAATGTCAAAattaagcctatttataattatgcctaagagtcacccccaaagaacctcttttgttgctcagatgtggcctctctctttgaGCCAACTCCGCAAATAAACTCAtttccctcccctctatgtgggacatgattcccaggggtatgtCTTCCAGGCAATAGGAGacctgactcctagggatgagcctgaccctggcatcctggaattgagaatgccttcttgacaaaaagggacaaaagaaatgaaacaaaataaagttgcagtgactaagagatttcgaACAGATtgaaaaggtcattctggaggttactcctatGGAAATGCCAATTCCCagtcaacagtattcctgaaaatcctaaagaacaccctggGCTCTGCataagactctataaatgttttacttagtaagtttatttttttagaaacttaagGTCTCCAAATTTTTCCgaggccagataaaccctgaaacccaaaggtaccagtctctccaataaCATCAACCAGCTTCATTCCTCTATTCCATAAGgctgacacccctttccagcatgaagaagctaaaatggtcattgtcagatatccctgaagatggaGAGAACGATCAcatgagaggaaggaggtgtaactgagaaatcaggatttaacaaatgactatgagtaCTGGCTCATTATACAGGTTTTTCATTATAGATTCTAGTGTTTCAGAATAGTCAGAaggaaatattgaaatcattcaactgtaatccagtagttttgatctctgataatgatatGTAACTATACAACTTTTATCATGGGATCATAtgattgtaaaacccttgtgactgacactccctttatccagtgttttgGTAGacgagtaataaaataaagacatgcatgaaaaaaaataataataataatataggtcaggaatatagggaaaaaatacccctacataaactatggacaatagttacaGTATCACTTTaacaatctttcatcaattgtaacaaatgtaattactgttaaaaaaaattataaaaaactgtcatcaccaattgtaacaaatggtccacaccaatacaagtgtcagtggtggggtggtatggaaatcctgcattttatgcatgattgctctgcaAACCCACGACTTCTctgatataaattttttttaaattaatattttaagtctGTTCTATTAAATAATGTACCTACTTGCTTATAATTTCAGGACCATTAATTACAGACACATAGGCTCCAACTTCATTAGCAACAGCCCTGGCAATCATCGTTTTCCCAGTACCTGGAGGGCCATAGAGTAACACCCCTCTGGGAGGAGGGACGCCTATAAGAAAAAGAGCAGAACACACTGGATTCAGCATTACTGAATGTCTTACAAGTGTTCACACATGGCTTCATAATGAGCTAATGAAATGTAAATCTAATCTGAATCACAAATCTAAGAGTCagaccttcttttttttctccagaaaaatGTACTACCAACTATCCCAAACGGTGATCCCTAGGAATGACTCTTCCTCTCTCTGTATACCCTAGACATGGGTAAAGAGCAGCTAGACACCCACTCACTTTTTGGCCATGCCCTATCCCAACAGCACAGTTCAATGACCTGAAAACAAAACCAGATAATATAGTCAATTCCGATTTTCTCCCAACTCACCATCTTGGAGAGTATGAGCATTACCAGGAAAATGTCAATCCAAGGATTCATTTTACACATGATCATTTTATATATCATCTTTTTACATCAAGATTCATGTAAAAGGAAAAAGCGAAGAGAGCAATGCCATGTACCAGACATTTGCAGAGGATATGGACATTTACCATGTAGAGGAAGGACCAAGTTTTCCAGAGGTCAAGTCACACCCTTAACCACTCACTCCAACGCAAAATCTGCACATAGGTACTCTTCCAAAGGAAGTTTTAGACAGTGTATCTGAatgtttgatttatttctttaatcacTACAGCTGATCTAGCATGACAAGATAATTATTCTAGATCCAATCTAAACAACTGCAGGATGATTGAGAAGAAACTAGGCTATCTCTTCTAACTTCACATCACTTATCACCATCACAACCTAGAAACCAAAGCACAAAAAATGGCTCTTGACTACCTCCCAAATCAACTAACACCTTCTACCACACCTACCCCtaggaaataaaaacaagtagGCAAGTAATCATTAGGTAAGTAGAACTGACTGATCactttttagtttgaaattaACACTTTTGGACTCATTAAACTGAAGAAACCATACCATAATTCTTGAAAAGCTCAGGCTGTTTGAGAGGCAGTTCAATTATTTCTCTAATCACTTTCAGCTGACTAGTTAAGCCGCCTATCATGTCAAAAGTTACTGTGAATTCCTTGTCTTGCTCTTTGCGAATCTTTGTAAAATTGATTCTAgttgttgaagaaataaaataaaaagtatcagTATTGCACTTTGCTCCCATGCTGATTGATTTTAGCAATTTCTCTTCATTGTTAAGTTGTTCATTTTGTTCTCTGGCCAACTCAAAACTACATTTAAGACCCGGGAGGTCCTCTAGTCGAAGTTGACTGCCTTCTCCAGGACTCGGTGTAACATCCAACAAAATTTCATCAGCTTTGTTTATAATTCCATCATTTACTGGTCTGCAAGGAGTACCGTCTATTGCTGAGTCCTGAGGCTCCTCTAGGTCCAACCGGCTCAGCTTTAAGGATATATCCAGGCTACTGGTTTCCATGCTGGACTGTTTAGGGGCCACTTCTTGGACATCAGTGTCAGAGTCACTCTGAGGCCTTCCCAATAGCACACCATCCGTCCCTTTCACTTGCAACACTTGCAACTTGCATGGCCGTCCATAGAATGTGCAGTTCAGAAAGTTGCCTGGTAAAACAATCTTGCCATCTagaaaacaatttattaaatatgtatgtTAGCATGATTTTTTCACCAGTGTAACGTTTAAATAACAATTCTTTAATCTACTAATACACAATTAAAAAGGCCAAATCAATGATGGGGTATTAACGAAATAACTGTTGTGAAAAACAAAGGGCCTAATAGTCACCTAAGATACAGCACCAtctggagaaagaaggaaaatgacaagaTGATTCATTTAGTTTTGGGTTGCTATTTTGTTGCCTTTGTTTTTGGTGTTCTAGTCatattttggtttggtttggtctTTAAATTAGTAGACTATTTTTAAGAGCAGTTTTAGGTTGACAGAAAAATTGATCCACTGGTACAGAGAGTTCCCACAGGCCCCTTTTCCCTCACACGGTTttccctatcattaacaccttgcattagcatggcacatttgttacaactgattaGCCAATATTGATACACTAGTTTACATTAGGTTAGGGTTCACACTTCGTGTTATatagttctatgaattttgacaaatgtataatgTCACATATTCAGCATTACAGCAACATACTAAAAGTTTCATTGTAATAAAAATTCCCTGCGTTCCACCTATTTATCCATCCCTTCCTACAAGATGATTCTTTGAGATCTTCTACACTCAACAAATCCAGGATTCTAACAAATGTACCAACAAATAGCCAGGCATTCCATATTCTAAACTAAACTAAAGTGGCATCCTATATCCACACTCTAAGATAGTACTGTTTCTCACTGGAAAGTACTGCCACTGATTTTGTTCAGAGACAAGTCATATTCTCTGCAATACTCAATGCCAATCAATCAATTGGGAAACAACACATCCCTGTCCCACAAGGATATTAATTTGCCGAGAGAATATCTTTAAGTTATTTTGCAGAAAACTATATGTACACAAGACCTCAAAGACACGTTACTTACTGCTGCCTTGCTtctcaaaaattaagaaaacaatttaaagtaTGTCTCACCTAGCTTTCTCAGAAGACAATCAGTCAGTTCTTCCTCATTAATCTCCACATCTTTGTCACTGTATGAAGTGTCACAGAAATCGGCATTAATATATCAGAAACTAAAATGTGACGGAAAATGATATGTACATTATcctgaaataatttaagaaatttgaAGGACCATAACACCTTTCAGGTACTTCTTACTGCCACGAAAATACTGCTTAGAAGTTGGTGTCCTAACGGCCTGGAATCagtgcacacatgtgtgtgcatatgcacacTGTCTGTGAGTGGGTGTGTGTAATGACTCGCAATCAAAAATGTACGGCCTTATTGTGTGCTATAGTCAGAAACACTGGAGGAACACTGTCCCTTTCTGAAGGTGCCTAGCTTGGAGAAAGGCTTTTATTAATAGTCTACTCCATTCTCTACATATAATTTATAGTCTCTTCAAGAAAATTAAATCCTCTGTAGTATGTTATGTGAAGGAACAGAAGCATAAACAAGTAGGATACTGGTTGTAACAGACAATTTTGGGAAAAAAGGCAGTGCCTCAGGAAAAATAAGAACCCGCTTATTCTGGCTGCAACCGTGTCTTCCATGAGGAAGTATAGGAAATGGACACACCCAAAAATCAATGTACACGTGAAAGCACAGTCTCCTGGAGAGTTCTCAGAATATGTGCCTTTTTCCTCTTCCATGTGCAAGCACCCCTATCAGCAGAAAACACCTCCTGATGCTCTGCCAATGACCAGTGTGGGGAGACAGGGTAAGTTCAGCTCAGGGGGGAGAGTATTAGCAGGCCCATCTGGTCAAAATCAAACCCTTGTTCTCTCACTTTGTCAGtaataaaagcaatatttttagataaaagacaaagaaacagaacaaggaggaaattttatacatcaaatatatatataaactaaagaGGAAATTGTATGTATCTTCTTAAATGCTTAAATTTAGCTCTGTTTCTAGAACTCTGGGCAaattatattcaaattatttctatttattaaacTCATTTACAAATATGTATAAGAACAGAAAAGTACTCTGtcagttttgcttttaaaaaaaagaacaggtgcAGATAAAGTAATTTCCACTAGAAGGAGCTCTAAcctttctaataaaatttttcagttcCAACTGAAGAATTTAAGTAACAGATTAAACTAACTAATTTCCCCTATCAGAAATTAACTTTCTTGTCTATGCTTTGCTGCCACATTTAAAACATAAGACTTTTGTTAGTAAAAAAAACTAAGCTCTCATTTAAAACATATACAGCCTCTCCATAATAGACAATAGATATCACCTACAACTGCTGAACTTCAAATCAGACTAGCTCATAAACGACCATTAAAATTCCATTCAACTGATTTCCGCTGCCTGCAGaactgttttaaaatacagtgtgAACATTAATCTGGCTTAATCCGTGCAGTACTATTAAATGTCTATAAAATAATAGGCAATTTACTTCTCACTGAGCCCATTAActcatctataaaaaaaaaaaggagaaatgtggATACTTAGTAGGGtattgaggattaaataaaagaagaaaacggACATGTGTGTGCGCACACATCAGTACAcatttatacattatatacatatatattatatacatatacaatatacaatatatatatatacaagtagcaaaagacaacattttaaaatcaagctAACAATTGGAAAATGTTTTGTgatatttgtatataatataGACACCTCAAAGTTTGTTACTAATGTGACACTAAAGtattgaaagatttttttaatgaattttgatGAGACACAGGTAAAGTCAGTCAATATATAGAATATCTAAGAGAATGGCTGATATACTTCAACTATATTGATAGATTAATTCAAATAATTAGTCTTTAATGAGGGATTATTTAAACATCTGACATAAatgattatttgttttattaatttaaataatcgAGTTAAAATACCCAATCATATACTTTGCTTAACCTGTTTTAATTGAAACTTGTATCTTGTCTACTCACAGTACTCTACTTCCTTCTTTAAAACCATAAGAATGACAAGAACTCTTGCTTACATTGCAAATCAAGacgaaaaatattttgaaatcttcaCCAATAATTCCTCTCACCTAAAATGTCAATGTATATTCTAATCAAAGGACATCAGAGCATCCCGAGTCCACCTATTTTACACAAAACTCACCTATCTTGTACTATCTAATACAGTAtaccactagccacatgtgactattgAGCCCTTGAAATCTGGCTAGCCCATGCTGAGATGTGCTACAAGTAGAACATAAacactggattttgaagacttagttaaaaaaaagaacataatctgtaatatttattatataactgTATATTACATATACCATATTTATTATacattaaaatacaattttagatatattgatgaacaaaatatgttattaaaattgaTTCTACCTGTTTCCTTTTACTCTTAAATGTGGCTAGTAGAACATGTAAAATTACCTATGTGGTTCACATTTGTGGCTCTCTAATGAGATATGGTCATTACTCTTGGACAGTGCTGACCCAGGCAGTCACCAAAGAAAAGAGCCCACCTGACTGTCACATCTATCTCCTCGGCCTGCAGCAGAGCACCAGCAAGCGGCTGGACCCGGAGGGCGTCACCAGCCTTCACACCCACACTCTTCTGTGCCATTTCACTCAGGCCAGCCTTGCCTCCAGGAAATCCTGCCACAGGCCAGGCTGTACAGACCTGCCCAGAACACAGGAAACACATGATTTAGAAAACAGTCACAGAATACCACAGTCAAGTACATGGATTTGCAAAACAGTCTTGATCCCAAAGGAGGTACAATCTAATACAAGTTACAACAAGAtaaaccacaataaaaaaagtaagaaaacttttaaaaatattgtatccTTTTGTGATGATCAGGAATGATTTCACAGTGAAAATGTTATAAGAGCTGAAAGGTGGACTGAGTAAAAGAGACACTAGTATTTAGAagtgagaagaagaaaatgagagaaatattGAGGGCAAAATCACCAGGGATCAGCAAGCAATGCAGCCTAGAGCATAAAGTACTTCCAGCATGTAGTGAGGGCCAAGGCGCAAGAGTGCTGTTGGAATCTGGGCCTAGCCAGACGTAAGagtaaaaggaggaaagagaaagttGCTGGCTCAAGGTAATACACTAACTCACACACTGATAGTCCTCTCTTCCATGATCCGCTGTAAATGATTTTTAGAAGTATAAGCCAAGAACAATGAAAAGAACGGGCATGGTGCCATTAGCAGACAAGAGATCTCAAAACATTTCTACAGGGTCTCTAGTACAGGAGAGAACACTGACTGACACAGCAGGCAGAAGAAGCCATGGCTGTGGGCATGAAAGAAAGCCAAGCTGCCAAAAACAATCCAGGAAAGACTCTGGGCTTCGAGTCTCAAGCACCGTTAACTCTTCCACATGGGGGAGCAGGGAGAGGATTAGGGTTGCCGTACTGCCATGATCtggaaaatctcaataaaaaatttttttcacagaGGCTACCGATTTTACATCGCATAGGCTAAACCTTTCTAAAATTTTCAAACCAGCCTTTCTTGGCTGAAAAATCTGTAGGAATAGACCCTTCACCATCATTTTCCTTTAGGGAATCATATGAGGACTTAGCTTTTCTTGTGTGATGCCAAAATCTACCAGAATGCCTTTTTTATAATAATCCTGCCCCCAAAATAATGTTACACTTCTTATGTAAGAGAGACATGGCTCAGGTGGTTTATGCAAATGTTTCGTATGTGGTCTGCTGGCCCTTGAATGTGTTCTGTGGCTCCTGAGAAACTCCCCGTTTAATTCTTTATGCCACCTCATGAAATACCAAAACCGCCATGGGGAAAGTCACAATGTGGAAGTGACAGGTGACTTTCATACCCCAAACTAACATTTTTGTGAAGAAATTTAACACACTGGGAGAAACGGCTAATAGCATGCCAACACCTCCAAAGCTCCCTCTACTGCATGACATTTAAGGACTACTATTCCCAACATAGTCACAGATATCCAAGGAAGACACAGTTTGCTGTGAATGTCATTTAATATAGTTTTCCATTTACTCCTGCTTgtactgaaaattaaaattagaaacattGCAAATCTTCCTAAACTAATGGAAATAAAAAGCACTCTTACCTCTTGTTTTCCATCCAAACTGGTAAGCAATACCGGTCGACCTATACATATATTTGCAGACTTCATAGTGTTGAGTCCAAGTTGAACAAGGGAATTCTGGAATATTTTAGGAACTTTGTCATCCActatgatgaaaaagaaaattatttttgtactATTTTATAACTAACGTTAATGCTCACTCTTTTTTGGAGTAAATAAATATCCTCTATCCGTGTAACCATACAAACACACTTACGCCCTGGAGAAACCACTGTTTCCTCCCTCCTTATATTAACAATCAGACTTACAACCAAACTGTTTTGGGGATCCACTGAGGGCtatctaaaaataaatgatgttttatgcgattttagttattattttcttaatctttaaTTTCATGAAGAACTGAGTATGCTTGCGCTAGAGAGCACCTGAGCGTCTCACAGTAAATATTCTACACGAAGTCTGCTATTAGCATTGAAAGGCTTACACGGGGAAGAACATGAACCGGGAAACTGATCTTTTCAAAAAGGCATTTCTATATGGGGCTCCCAAGCCTAAATTACTTTTCCACTTCTGACCCACATGCTAGTAACCacgtatttttcttttctgttccgaAGACTGTGTGGATAGAACAGTAACGCAGGACTTAGTCCTTAAGAAAACATGCTTCAACTGACTGGGCCATGTGTGCTCAGGGACCCCAGATGCAGCCAGCCGTCACCGCTCCTGAAAACGACTTGCCAGCATCTCTGCTCCTTCACACCCACCCCAAGCTGACCCCGGGAGGGGACGAAGCCCTGCCAAGCCCCCCCGGGGCAGGGTCTCCCGTCGGCAGCGACACCGCCCGCCGCGGGCTTCGTGGGGCGCGTCGTTCTCACGCGCTGACTTCTCAGGTACGTCCAGTCCGCGCGC is a genomic window of Tamandua tetradactyla isolate mTamTet1 chromosome 22, mTamTet1.pri, whole genome shotgun sequence containing:
- the AFG2A gene encoding ATPase family gene 2 protein homolog A isoform X12, with protein sequence MSSKKSARRLKPVADGGPPSPVAALCPAGPGSVAGAATLAVTNFVEKVDDKVPKIFQNSLVQLGLNTMKSANICIGRPVLLTSLDGKQEVCTAWPVAGFPGGKAGLSEMAQKSVGVKAGDALRVQPLAGALLQAEEIDVTVSDKDVEINEEELTDCLLRKLDGKIVLPGNFLNCTFYGRPCKLQVLQVKGTDGVLLGRPQSDSDTDVQEVAPKQSSMETSSLDISLKLSRLDLEEPQDSAIDGTPCRPVNDGIINKADEILLDVTPSPGEGSQLRLEDLPGLKCSFELAREQNEQLNNEEKLLKSISMGAKCNTDTFYFISSTTRINFTKIRKEQDKEFTVTFDMIGGLTSQLKVIREIIELPLKQPELFKNYGVPPPRGVLLYGPPGTGKTMIARAVANEVGAYVSVINGPEIISKFYGETEARLRQIFAEATLRCPSIIFIDELDALCPKREGTQNEVEKRVVASLLTLMDGIGSEGNEGQVLVLGATNRPQALDVALRRPGRFDKEIEIGVPNAQDRLDILQKLLHRVPHLLTEVELLQLANGAHGYVGADLKALCNEAALCALRRVLRKQPDLPDSKVAGLMKISLNDFLQAMNDIRPSAMREVAVDVPNVSWSDIGGLEDIKLKLKQAVEWPLKHPECFIRMGIQPPKGVLLYGPPGCSKTMIAKALANESGLNFLAVKGPELMNKYVGESERAVREIFRKARAVAPSILFFDELDALAVERGRL